One window of the Pseudarthrobacter sp. ATCC 49987 genome contains the following:
- a CDS encoding serine hydrolase domain-containing protein produces the protein MARHGRLHAELQRLLDSAVKDGITPSAVCAVAVGGERLPVVTAGDAVRFGADGVELPEGQRTAADAGTYYDLASVTKVFTAVTALALVDGGVLALDEAVPVPVGGSGVTLRQLLTHTSGLPGIWEGWRGPLAAGAGFDRRELIVDLLALEPVHPPGTRFEYSCAGFNTIMAVAEHTTGRSWPELVAEHVLSRLAPDTAVGFVPDPGRTAATEYQPEHGRGMIRGTVHDEAAWSLGGASGNAGMFGTAPALLDFGEALRAGLPGILSHATADAMWTDQLPAVLGASLRTSGTEFGHGLGLRIGQAAWMGSPAARGHNGFTGTSLLVDRDAGISVVLLGNRVHPRRELSDFQPVRLAVSRAVYAALS, from the coding sequence ATGGCCCGGCACGGCCGGCTGCACGCCGAGCTCCAGCGCCTGCTCGACTCCGCAGTGAAGGATGGCATCACGCCGTCGGCGGTCTGCGCCGTCGCGGTCGGCGGCGAACGGCTGCCGGTCGTTACGGCCGGTGACGCCGTGCGCTTCGGCGCTGACGGCGTCGAACTCCCGGAGGGACAGCGCACCGCGGCCGACGCCGGGACGTACTACGACCTCGCCTCCGTCACCAAGGTCTTCACCGCGGTCACCGCGCTGGCGTTGGTCGACGGCGGCGTCCTGGCGCTCGACGAGGCGGTGCCGGTCCCGGTGGGCGGATCCGGAGTGACGCTCCGCCAGCTCCTCACCCACACCTCGGGGCTGCCCGGGATCTGGGAGGGCTGGCGCGGACCGCTCGCCGCCGGAGCGGGTTTCGACCGGCGGGAGCTGATCGTGGACCTCCTCGCCCTGGAGCCTGTGCACCCGCCGGGGACACGCTTTGAGTACTCCTGCGCCGGGTTCAACACCATCATGGCCGTCGCCGAGCACACCACGGGACGGTCCTGGCCGGAGCTGGTCGCGGAGCATGTCCTCTCCAGGCTGGCCCCGGACACCGCGGTGGGCTTCGTCCCGGACCCCGGCCGCACCGCCGCGACCGAATACCAGCCCGAACACGGCCGGGGCATGATCCGAGGCACCGTGCACGACGAGGCAGCATGGTCCCTCGGCGGGGCCAGCGGCAACGCCGGAATGTTCGGCACCGCCCCGGCGCTGCTGGACTTCGGCGAGGCACTGCGGGCCGGCCTGCCCGGCATTCTCTCCCACGCGACGGCGGACGCCATGTGGACGGACCAGCTCCCGGCGGTGCTGGGCGCGTCCCTGCGGACGTCCGGCACCGAATTCGGGCACGGGCTTGGGCTGCGGATCGGGCAGGCGGCGTGGATGGGTTCCCCCGCCGCCCGCGGCCACAACGGTTTCACCGGGACCTCGCTGCTGGTCGACCGCGATGCCGGAATCAGCGTCGTCCTGCTGGGCAACCGGGTCCACCCCCGCCGCGAGCTCTCCGATTTCCAGCCCGTCCGCCTGGCCGTGTCCCGCGCGGTCTACGCCGCCCTCAGCTAG
- a CDS encoding M20/M25/M40 family metallo-hydrolase yields the protein MTINAPSTATTTPGPAAAPPIDAAALCARLIRFDTTNHGEGRSAGERECAEYIASLLEAAGYTPLLLGPSPERASVVVRIEGTDRSLPGLLVHAHLDVVPAEPEQWSRDPFSGEIDGGYIHGRGASDMKDMVAMTLATLLEWSAAGTRPLRDIVVAFVADEEDKGDHGALWLVAEHPELFDGVGAAIGESGGHATLLTAVDGAPVRLYPVAVAERGTLHIRVRAEGNSGHGSRPVPANAVKTLISGLERVGSHRWPLTLTPAVRAYIEQTSAALGHNADLETEAGVGLAIDAMGAAGTVAGVTIRCSSTPTVLRAGYKVNVIPGVAEADIDIRCLPGTEESTMETIDALLGPGITREFLSHQPPTQSDAGSHWFESMSSALLRHDPAAVVVPYCMGGGTDAKAFARLGISCFGFAPLGADPGGRTVDGVHGVDERVPVASVRSGQLILQDFLENV from the coding sequence GTGACCATAAATGCGCCGAGCACTGCGACGACCACCCCTGGACCGGCGGCTGCTCCGCCCATCGACGCGGCCGCGCTGTGCGCCCGGTTGATCCGCTTCGACACCACCAACCACGGGGAGGGCAGGAGCGCCGGGGAACGGGAGTGCGCGGAATACATTGCCTCGCTGCTGGAGGCCGCCGGCTACACCCCCCTCCTGTTGGGACCCTCGCCGGAACGTGCCTCGGTGGTGGTGCGGATCGAGGGCACGGACCGGTCGCTGCCGGGCCTGCTGGTCCACGCCCACCTCGACGTTGTGCCGGCCGAACCGGAGCAGTGGAGCCGCGATCCGTTCTCCGGCGAGATCGACGGCGGCTACATCCACGGCAGGGGTGCCTCCGATATGAAGGACATGGTGGCCATGACCCTCGCGACCCTGCTTGAGTGGTCGGCAGCCGGAACCCGGCCGTTGCGGGACATCGTCGTGGCGTTCGTGGCAGACGAGGAGGACAAAGGCGACCATGGCGCGCTCTGGCTGGTGGCCGAGCACCCCGAACTGTTCGACGGCGTCGGGGCTGCCATCGGCGAGTCCGGCGGCCACGCCACGCTCCTTACCGCCGTCGACGGCGCCCCGGTCCGGCTGTACCCGGTGGCGGTGGCGGAGCGCGGCACCCTGCACATCCGGGTCCGCGCCGAAGGGAACTCGGGCCACGGCTCCCGCCCGGTGCCCGCCAACGCCGTCAAAACCCTCATCTCCGGGCTCGAGCGGGTGGGAAGCCACCGCTGGCCGCTCACCCTCACGCCGGCCGTGCGCGCCTACATCGAACAGACCTCTGCGGCGCTGGGGCACAACGCCGACCTGGAGACCGAGGCAGGAGTCGGGCTGGCTATTGACGCCATGGGGGCGGCGGGTACCGTGGCGGGGGTGACCATACGCTGCTCTTCCACCCCCACAGTGCTGCGCGCCGGCTACAAGGTCAACGTCATCCCGGGCGTTGCCGAAGCCGACATCGACATCCGCTGCCTGCCGGGGACCGAGGAATCCACCATGGAGACCATCGATGCGCTGCTGGGGCCGGGGATCACGCGGGAATTCCTCTCGCACCAGCCGCCGACCCAATCGGACGCGGGCTCGCACTGGTTCGAATCGATGAGCAGTGCCCTGCTGCGGCACGACCCGGCCGCCGTCGTGGTGCCGTACTGCATGGGCGGCGGGACGGATGCCAAGGCGTTCGCCCGGCTGGGGATTTCCTGCTTCGGTTTCGCGCCACTGGGCGCCGACCCCGGGGGCCGGACCGTGGACGGCGTGCACGGTGTGGACGAGCGTGTCCCGGTGGCGAGTGTCCGCAGCGGGCAGCTCATCCTGCAGGACTTCCTGGAGAACGTATGA
- a CDS encoding ABC transporter permease — translation MESTLSEPVLGGAVPAPAAPPGGAPAKDTDEPRRGGSWLRYIGAKAGGAAVSLVMVVLLGFFAFRILPGDPVRSLADGRQVTPEQMDILRRQYGLDQPLPAQFWRYLTDLFQGKLGDSYTYNRPVMELILDRIGPTLLLTGTAAALSVVLGLWLGQRAAWRRGSRFDKTQTGLALVFWSVPTFWLGLLMLLVFAGGLHWFPTGGMVTAGVRATGFEYAWDVARHMVLPVLTMVAVVYAQYLMVMRASLLEEMSADYLVTARAKGLREDEVRRKHAVPNALLPTVTLIFLTLGGLVGGAVTVETVFSWPGLGYLTFQALSAPDFPLLQGTFVVFSSIVIIMNFFADIVYRLLDPRLRAS, via the coding sequence ATGGAATCAACGCTCAGTGAACCCGTCCTCGGAGGGGCAGTGCCCGCACCGGCTGCCCCTCCCGGCGGGGCCCCGGCAAAGGATACCGACGAACCCCGGCGCGGGGGCTCCTGGCTGCGCTACATCGGCGCGAAAGCCGGCGGCGCGGCGGTGTCCCTGGTCATGGTGGTCCTCCTTGGCTTTTTCGCCTTCCGTATCCTGCCGGGCGACCCGGTCCGCTCGCTGGCGGACGGCCGGCAGGTCACGCCGGAGCAGATGGACATCCTGCGCCGGCAGTACGGCCTGGACCAGCCGCTCCCGGCGCAGTTCTGGCGGTACCTGACGGACCTGTTCCAGGGCAAACTGGGCGATTCCTACACCTACAACCGGCCGGTGATGGAGCTGATCCTGGACCGGATCGGCCCCACCCTGCTGCTCACCGGCACCGCCGCCGCGCTGTCCGTTGTCCTGGGCCTCTGGCTCGGGCAGCGGGCCGCGTGGCGGCGCGGCAGCCGCTTCGACAAGACCCAGACCGGCCTGGCCCTGGTCTTCTGGTCCGTCCCCACGTTCTGGCTGGGCCTGCTGATGCTGCTGGTTTTCGCCGGCGGGCTGCACTGGTTCCCGACCGGCGGCATGGTCACCGCGGGCGTCCGGGCCACCGGCTTCGAGTACGCCTGGGACGTGGCCCGCCACATGGTCCTGCCGGTCCTGACCATGGTCGCCGTCGTCTATGCCCAGTACCTCATGGTGATGCGGGCCTCCCTGCTGGAGGAAATGAGCGCCGACTACCTCGTCACCGCGCGGGCCAAGGGCCTGCGGGAGGACGAGGTGCGGCGCAAGCACGCCGTCCCCAACGCGCTGCTGCCCACCGTGACGCTGATCTTCCTGACCCTCGGCGGGCTGGTCGGCGGGGCCGTGACGGTGGAGACGGTCTTCTCCTGGCCGGGCCTGGGCTACCTGACGTTCCAGGCCCTATCCGCCCCGGACTTCCCGCTGCTGCAGGGAACCTTTGTTGTCTTCTCCTCGATTGTGATCATCATGAATTTCTTCGCCGACATCGTCTACCGCCTCCTCGACCCCCGGCTGCGTGCCTCATGA
- a CDS encoding dipeptide ABC transporter ATP-binding protein, with protein MPRLEFKDLRVTYATQGEDGPRTLTAVDGVNLVVEPGSTLGLAGESGCGKSTLAMSVLRLLPANAKVEGSILLGEENVPDLSWGRLRTVRWTEASIVFQGAMHSLNPVRKVREQIAEALRIHAKALPYKDEAARDARVDELLELVDLSAAKGASYPHELSGGQKQRVMIAMALACDPELIIADEPTTALDVIVQAQVLNVLTALVASRGLSLIMISHDLSVLAATCERIVVMQQGKIVEDGPSADVMRTPQHPHTQALAAAFPLIGDPASRLRLPGYTAPDAPGATPLEKAGTFTAPDPADVVLEARNLSVTFAGRGGNVKAVDSVNLTCGRGEIVALVGQSGSGKTTLARTMLALPRPTSGEVLFEGKALSHNRKALKDYRRSVQFVLQDPSAALNPKHSVYEAVAEGPRLHKLPGNERETVTAALRKAELNPPERFLAAIPQELSGGQRQRVVIAGALALDPEFLVADEPVASLDASVRAEILALLLRLRCELGLGALVITHDLGLAWNIADRVVVMFEGRIVEEGRVEDVLLNPQHEYTRKLLSVVPTNNVVEDDASVAIGAGS; from the coding sequence ATGCCGCGTCTTGAATTCAAGGACCTCCGCGTCACCTACGCCACCCAGGGCGAGGACGGCCCCCGCACCCTGACGGCGGTCGACGGCGTCAACCTCGTTGTCGAGCCCGGCTCAACCCTGGGCCTGGCCGGCGAATCCGGCTGCGGCAAATCCACCCTTGCCATGTCCGTGCTCCGGCTGCTGCCCGCCAACGCCAAGGTTGAAGGCAGCATCCTGCTCGGCGAGGAGAACGTCCCGGACCTGAGCTGGGGCCGGCTCCGCACGGTCCGCTGGACCGAGGCCTCCATCGTGTTCCAGGGTGCCATGCACTCACTTAATCCGGTCCGCAAGGTCCGGGAGCAGATCGCTGAAGCCCTCCGCATCCACGCCAAAGCGCTCCCCTACAAGGACGAGGCCGCGCGGGACGCCCGGGTTGACGAACTGCTGGAACTCGTGGACCTCTCCGCGGCCAAGGGCGCCTCCTACCCGCATGAACTCTCCGGCGGACAGAAACAGCGCGTCATGATCGCCATGGCCCTGGCCTGCGACCCCGAGCTCATCATCGCCGACGAACCCACCACTGCCCTGGACGTCATCGTGCAGGCCCAGGTCCTCAACGTCCTCACCGCCCTGGTGGCCTCCCGCGGGCTGTCCCTCATCATGATCAGCCATGACCTCTCCGTCCTCGCGGCCACGTGCGAGCGGATCGTCGTGATGCAGCAGGGCAAAATTGTGGAGGACGGACCCTCCGCGGACGTCATGCGCACCCCGCAGCATCCGCACACCCAGGCCCTCGCCGCCGCGTTCCCGCTGATCGGCGACCCGGCGTCCCGGCTCCGGCTGCCCGGCTACACCGCACCGGACGCGCCCGGCGCGACGCCGCTGGAAAAGGCCGGCACGTTCACGGCCCCGGACCCGGCGGACGTTGTGCTCGAGGCCCGGAACCTGTCGGTGACCTTCGCCGGCCGCGGCGGCAACGTCAAGGCTGTGGACTCGGTGAACCTCACGTGCGGCCGCGGCGAAATCGTGGCGCTCGTGGGACAGTCCGGCTCCGGCAAGACCACTCTGGCCCGCACCATGCTGGCCCTGCCGCGGCCGACGTCGGGCGAGGTGCTGTTCGAGGGCAAGGCCCTCTCCCACAACCGGAAGGCCCTGAAGGACTACCGGCGCAGCGTCCAGTTCGTGCTGCAGGACCCCTCCGCGGCACTGAACCCGAAGCACTCGGTCTACGAGGCCGTCGCCGAGGGTCCCCGGCTGCACAAGCTGCCCGGCAACGAGCGGGAGACCGTCACCGCGGCCCTGCGGAAAGCGGAACTGAACCCGCCGGAGCGCTTCCTCGCGGCCATCCCCCAGGAGCTCTCCGGCGGGCAGCGCCAGCGCGTCGTCATTGCTGGCGCCCTGGCCCTGGACCCGGAATTCCTGGTCGCCGATGAGCCCGTGGCCAGCCTGGACGCCTCCGTGCGCGCCGAAATCCTTGCCCTGCTCCTGCGGCTGCGCTGCGAGCTGGGCCTCGGCGCCCTGGTCATCACGCACGACCTCGGCCTGGCCTGGAATATCGCCGACCGGGTTGTGGTGATGTTCGAAGGCCGGATCGTCGAGGAAGGCCGGGTCGAAGATGTGCTGCTGAACCCGCAGCACGAGTACACCCGGAAGCTGCTCAGCGTGGTGCCCACCAACAACGTTGTGGAGGACGACGCCAGCGTCGCGATCGGTGCCGGGTCATGA
- a CDS encoding S66 peptidase family protein: MTAPLGMSPAPGAVPAAVPALAPLRPGDRVGLVASSGPPLPAMLERSVALLESWGLVPVPGQHLRATHPRAAYLAGGDAERAADLQDAWCDPTLSAVFVIRGGYGAVRLLDLLDVDKLRAAAPKPLFGSSDVTGIHEFWAERLDMPSWFTPMLATGALLDDPAAAASLKQAVFEPFTGRRYTADAAETLVPGTARGSLTGGNLSLLAMTLGARGRPPLDNAGRIGLLEDVTEAPYKIDGMLHSLLRAGWFDGLAGLALGSWQDCGDLAEVKDLCAELLAPLGIPLVWELGFGHGPAAHSIPLGVHATLHAPASGRPSLVLG, translated from the coding sequence ATGACGGCACCGCTGGGCATGTCCCCCGCCCCGGGCGCCGTCCCTGCAGCCGTCCCGGCCCTGGCACCGCTCAGGCCCGGGGACCGTGTGGGGCTCGTGGCGAGCTCGGGGCCGCCGCTGCCGGCGATGCTGGAGCGGTCCGTGGCGCTGCTGGAATCGTGGGGGCTGGTGCCGGTCCCCGGGCAGCACCTCCGGGCGACGCACCCCCGCGCGGCGTACCTCGCCGGCGGGGATGCCGAGCGGGCCGCCGATCTGCAGGACGCCTGGTGTGATCCGACGCTGTCCGCCGTTTTCGTGATCCGCGGCGGCTACGGCGCCGTGCGGCTGCTGGACCTGCTCGACGTCGACAAGCTCCGCGCCGCTGCCCCGAAGCCGCTGTTCGGGTCCTCGGACGTCACCGGGATCCACGAGTTCTGGGCCGAACGGCTGGACATGCCCTCCTGGTTCACGCCGATGCTCGCCACCGGCGCGCTGCTCGATGACCCCGCCGCGGCCGCGAGTTTGAAGCAGGCCGTGTTCGAGCCGTTCACCGGCCGCCGGTACACGGCGGACGCGGCCGAGACCCTCGTGCCCGGCACCGCCCGCGGAAGCCTGACCGGCGGGAACCTGAGCCTGCTCGCGATGACCCTCGGCGCCCGGGGCAGGCCGCCCCTGGACAACGCCGGCCGGATCGGCCTGCTGGAGGATGTCACGGAGGCGCCCTACAAGATTGACGGGATGCTCCACTCGCTGCTGCGGGCCGGCTGGTTCGACGGGCTGGCCGGGCTCGCCCTGGGCTCCTGGCAGGACTGCGGGGATCTGGCCGAGGTCAAGGACCTCTGCGCCGAGCTGCTCGCCCCGCTGGGGATCCCGCTCGTCTGGGAACTCGGTTTCGGCCACGGACCGGCGGCGCACAGCATTCCGCTCGGGGTCCATGCCACGCTGCACGCGCCCGCGTCCGGCCGGCCCAGCCTGGTGCTCGGCTGA
- a CDS encoding ABC transporter substrate-binding protein: MRLPAALAAAVVALAPAVMAAPATATTSKASSTTLKLALTGDIDSLNPFKAILSSSTGILALQYQSLVAYGPKNNEDIPSMADKWETSTDGKVWTFHLPKDRKWSDGQPITAKDGAWTFKAIQTNDQLKQANGSLLSSVAAVEAKDDETLVITLKAPQAPNPGTQLPIMPEHVWSKVENPATFANDKDSVGSGPFTVTSYDKAAGVTMKSNPYYWRGKAKIDGITYAPYKNSDAAVQALKTGEVDLISGLTPAQYKALQNQPGITTNAGTGRRYQAIGINPGTQTPDNTPIGDGSPALHDVELRRAIVMAVDNKTLLDKVLQGLGQEATGEVPLAYPQYNWDTKDLPLKYNPQGANELLDKAGYTKGADGIRLDKSGNPLKLRLMGRNTDPTHQQMADYVKPWLKEIGIDVTTVMKSSAQVNDDSTVGNYDLYFTGWGMGPDPDFQLSINTCASRPNADGTGATSENNYCSPEFDALFKSQHEELDQAKRSALVKQGQEMIYNAAVNNVMYYANTLEAYRSDKFQPFVTQPEKGGVITGQNGPWGYYSATPVGMNTGTGTDEASAGFNPATVIVPAVVVLALAAGGFVLYRRRSVTAGDRE; this comes from the coding sequence ATGCGCCTTCCGGCGGCCCTGGCTGCCGCCGTCGTCGCCCTCGCCCCGGCCGTCATGGCCGCACCGGCAACGGCCACCACCTCCAAGGCGAGCAGCACCACCCTCAAGCTCGCCCTGACCGGCGACATTGACTCGCTCAACCCCTTCAAGGCGATCCTCTCCAGCAGCACCGGCATCCTCGCCCTGCAGTACCAGTCCCTGGTGGCTTACGGGCCGAAGAACAACGAGGACATCCCCAGCATGGCGGACAAGTGGGAGACCTCCACCGACGGCAAGGTCTGGACCTTCCACCTGCCCAAGGACCGCAAGTGGTCCGACGGCCAGCCGATCACGGCCAAGGACGGCGCCTGGACCTTCAAGGCCATCCAGACGAACGACCAGCTCAAGCAGGCCAACGGCTCGCTCCTGTCCTCCGTCGCCGCGGTGGAAGCCAAGGACGACGAAACGCTCGTCATCACGCTCAAGGCCCCGCAGGCCCCCAACCCGGGAACCCAGCTCCCGATCATGCCCGAACACGTCTGGTCCAAGGTCGAGAACCCGGCCACGTTCGCCAACGACAAGGATTCGGTGGGCTCGGGCCCCTTCACGGTCACCAGCTACGACAAGGCAGCCGGCGTCACGATGAAGTCCAACCCCTACTACTGGCGGGGCAAGGCCAAGATTGACGGCATCACCTACGCGCCCTACAAGAACAGCGATGCCGCTGTGCAGGCCCTCAAGACCGGCGAAGTGGACCTGATCAGCGGCCTGACGCCGGCCCAGTACAAGGCCCTGCAGAACCAGCCCGGCATCACCACCAATGCCGGCACCGGCCGCCGCTACCAGGCCATCGGCATCAACCCCGGCACGCAGACCCCCGACAACACCCCCATCGGCGACGGCAGCCCCGCGCTGCACGACGTCGAACTGCGCCGCGCGATCGTGATGGCGGTCGACAACAAGACCCTCCTCGACAAAGTCCTCCAGGGCCTCGGCCAGGAGGCGACCGGCGAGGTTCCGCTGGCCTACCCGCAGTACAACTGGGACACCAAGGACCTGCCGCTGAAGTACAACCCGCAGGGCGCCAACGAGCTGCTGGACAAGGCGGGCTACACCAAGGGCGCCGACGGGATCCGCCTGGACAAGTCCGGGAACCCGCTCAAGCTGCGCCTGATGGGCCGCAACACCGATCCCACGCACCAGCAGATGGCCGACTACGTCAAGCCGTGGCTGAAGGAAATCGGCATCGACGTCACCACCGTGATGAAGTCCTCCGCCCAGGTCAACGACGACTCCACGGTGGGCAACTACGACCTCTACTTCACCGGCTGGGGCATGGGACCGGACCCGGACTTCCAGCTCTCCATCAACACCTGCGCCTCCCGCCCGAACGCTGACGGCACCGGCGCCACGTCGGAGAACAACTACTGCTCCCCCGAGTTCGACGCGCTCTTCAAGAGCCAGCACGAGGAACTCGACCAGGCCAAGCGCAGCGCCCTCGTCAAGCAGGGCCAGGAAATGATCTACAACGCCGCCGTCAACAACGTCATGTACTACGCCAACACGCTGGAGGCGTACCGGTCGGACAAGTTCCAGCCGTTCGTCACGCAGCCGGAGAAGGGTGGCGTCATCACGGGCCAGAACGGTCCGTGGGGCTACTACAGCGCCACGCCCGTCGGCATGAACACCGGCACCGGCACTGATGAGGCCTCCGCCGGCTTCAACCCGGCCACGGTGATCGTGCCCGCCGTCGTGGTCCTGGCCCTGGCCGCCGGCGGATTTGTGCTCTACCGCCGCCGCAGCGTGACTGCAGGAGACCGCGAGTAA
- a CDS encoding serine hydrolase domain-containing protein — protein MSPRPAAGVDGQPDRDFRDRAGASLAARLDALAADRAAAGTAPALAVGVFTGGKLRATVLRGGIDGAGRPPRADTAFRIASCTKSFTAAAVLILRDRGLLDLDSEVSAHLPYLRLIGPGEDMPNGPLTLRMLLTMSGGLPTDDPWADRQEAMSGTDFEALLRAGVRLVRTPGTAYEYSNLGYAMLGAVITAAAGRDYTEVVREELLGPLGLWSTGFDARVRAAGGVAQGYCRCGEAWEPQPFSGPGAFSAIGGLFSTLKDLGRWADWLADGFTDGPEPAGEPLSRASRREMQQLHRYSGPENLVPEGTGGSGGTGAVAGIGGYGFGLRILEDPDRGLVIGHSGGYPGFSSHMTWHPASGSAVVGFENASYAKVGGLVREVLGGVLDGQTAPSGGRSSGEPATPAAEEPARAGVTPWPETLAARAVVERLVEAWDDGLARSVFAGNVELDEAIADRRHRLQLALATVGPLRHGASEPGLSVTAARLDWVIPGSRGGLHCELSMTPEAVPRVQSLTFSAVTSTPVDAVAPVRT, from the coding sequence ATGAGTCCCCGGCCGGCCGCAGGTGTGGACGGGCAGCCCGACAGGGATTTCCGGGACCGGGCTGGGGCTTCCCTGGCGGCGCGCCTTGATGCCTTGGCAGCGGACCGCGCCGCTGCCGGAACGGCCCCGGCGCTCGCCGTCGGCGTTTTCACCGGAGGGAAGCTGCGGGCCACCGTCCTGCGCGGCGGCATCGATGGGGCCGGCCGTCCGCCGCGGGCCGACACCGCCTTCCGGATCGCGTCCTGCACAAAATCGTTCACCGCTGCCGCCGTCCTGATCCTGCGGGACCGCGGGCTCCTGGACCTCGACAGCGAGGTCTCGGCCCACCTGCCTTACCTCCGGCTGATCGGCCCGGGGGAGGACATGCCCAACGGTCCGCTGACCCTGCGGATGCTCCTGACCATGTCCGGCGGCCTGCCCACCGACGATCCCTGGGCCGACCGGCAGGAAGCGATGTCCGGCACGGACTTCGAGGCGCTGCTCCGGGCCGGGGTCCGCCTGGTCCGCACGCCCGGCACGGCCTACGAATACTCGAACCTCGGCTACGCCATGCTCGGAGCGGTCATCACGGCGGCAGCCGGACGCGACTACACCGAGGTTGTCCGGGAGGAGCTGCTGGGGCCGCTGGGGCTGTGGAGCACCGGCTTCGACGCGCGCGTCCGGGCGGCCGGGGGAGTGGCCCAGGGCTATTGCCGTTGCGGCGAGGCGTGGGAACCGCAGCCGTTCAGCGGACCCGGCGCCTTCTCGGCCATCGGCGGGCTCTTCAGCACACTCAAGGACCTCGGCCGCTGGGCGGACTGGCTCGCCGACGGCTTCACCGACGGGCCGGAGCCCGCCGGGGAACCACTGAGCCGGGCAAGCCGTCGGGAAATGCAGCAGCTGCACCGGTATTCCGGCCCGGAGAACCTCGTCCCGGAGGGGACCGGCGGGTCTGGCGGGACCGGCGCGGTGGCCGGCATCGGGGGGTATGGCTTTGGGCTCCGGATCTTGGAGGACCCGGACCGGGGACTGGTCATCGGCCACTCTGGCGGCTATCCGGGCTTCAGCTCGCACATGACGTGGCACCCCGCGAGCGGGAGCGCCGTCGTCGGCTTCGAGAATGCCAGCTACGCGAAGGTCGGCGGGCTGGTCCGCGAAGTGCTCGGCGGGGTGCTGGATGGTCAGACCGCCCCTTCCGGCGGCCGCTCTTCCGGCGAACCCGCGACACCGGCCGCCGAGGAGCCCGCACGGGCCGGGGTGACCCCGTGGCCGGAAACGCTGGCGGCGCGCGCCGTCGTCGAACGTCTGGTGGAAGCGTGGGATGACGGACTGGCGCGCTCGGTCTTCGCCGGAAATGTCGAGCTGGATGAAGCGATCGCGGACAGGCGACACCGGCTCCAGCTGGCGCTCGCAACTGTAGGGCCGCTGCGGCACGGCGCGTCGGAGCCCGGCCTCAGCGTGACGGCGGCGAGGCTCGATTGGGTGATTCCCGGATCCCGCGGCGGCCTCCACTGCGAGTTGTCGATGACCCCCGAGGCGGTCCCCAGGGTGCAGAGCCTGACGTTCTCGGCCGTCACGTCCACGCCGGTCGATGCCGTGGCGCCCGTCAGGACATAG
- a CDS encoding ABC transporter permease — MSTLTTSRRSVATARRVQRLREVWAEFAANRAGLIGLVLLGVVILLAFLAPVLAPEETLNVTRITSAQNEPPTWANPLGTDPAGRSILAMLVWGARISLLVGFAATAVSMLIGTVVGMAAGHFTGVTQGVLMRVIDFFLVVPSLVLAIVLSSVIGPGVATIVIAIGITSWAGTARLVRSQTLSVESRAYIERSWALGASDAHIIGKHVLPAVMPLVLANTTLTVGSAIIAESTLSFLGMGDPGQISWGSMLKAALDTGAATGGYWWFVLTPGIAIVLVVLCFTLVGRAFESVINPTLRGR; from the coding sequence ATGAGCACTCTCACGACCAGCCGGCGCAGTGTGGCCACCGCCCGCCGGGTCCAGCGCCTCCGCGAGGTGTGGGCGGAGTTTGCCGCCAACCGCGCCGGGCTGATCGGGCTGGTCCTGCTCGGCGTCGTGATCCTGCTGGCCTTCCTGGCCCCCGTGCTGGCGCCGGAGGAAACACTCAACGTCACCCGGATCACCTCGGCCCAGAACGAGCCGCCCACCTGGGCGAACCCGCTGGGCACCGACCCTGCCGGACGGTCCATCCTGGCGATGCTCGTCTGGGGTGCCCGGATCTCGCTGCTGGTGGGCTTCGCCGCCACCGCCGTGTCCATGCTGATCGGCACCGTGGTGGGCATGGCGGCCGGGCACTTCACCGGCGTCACCCAGGGCGTGCTGATGCGCGTCATCGACTTCTTCCTGGTGGTCCCCAGCCTGGTCCTGGCGATTGTGCTGTCCTCGGTGATCGGTCCCGGCGTCGCCACGATCGTGATCGCCATCGGGATCACCTCCTGGGCCGGCACCGCCCGCCTGGTCCGCTCCCAGACGCTCAGCGTGGAGTCCCGCGCGTACATCGAACGCAGCTGGGCGCTCGGCGCCTCCGACGCGCACATCATCGGCAAGCACGTGCTGCCGGCTGTGATGCCGCTGGTCCTGGCCAACACCACCCTCACCGTCGGTTCGGCCATCATCGCCGAATCCACGCTGTCCTTCCTCGGCATGGGAGACCCCGGGCAGATCTCCTGGGGCTCCATGCTGAAGGCCGCCCTGGACACCGGCGCCGCCACCGGCGGCTACTGGTGGTTCGTGCTGACCCCCGGCATCGCCATCGTCCTCGTCGTGCTGTGTTTCACCCTGGTGGGCCGCGCCTTCGAGTCAGTCATCAACCCGACCCTGAGAGGCCGCTAA